A region of the Antedon mediterranea chromosome 4, ecAntMedi1.1, whole genome shotgun sequence genome:
AGATGATGCCAGAAAACGTGTAAATCAGTATATTGAAGATAACAACATTCAAAACACAGACAAACACAAGTTGACAACTTATCGTAAACAACTCTTTAGGGCTGTGAGAGAAGCTGAACCAGTTGCATTAAATAAGGTTACTGCTATGTATAAACTAACTCATCTTAATTTTACCAACCTTTGGGATGTAATATTTCACCTTGAAACCAACGGAATTTTACCAACCGAAATAGACAAGTTTGGAAGTCTACTTGGAAAACGCGCAGAGAAAGAACTACTAAGTACCGGTAGGCCActgtaaatgttgtttttttgatTGAtagaatattttgtaatataaaatTGTGAATCTCACACACgaattgtgttaacatcatgtGCAACAGATTGCATTAAGGCATACATTGGTGTTACACCATCGTGATACGTGCGAATGGTTTACCAAtcacaaataaaatgtatttataacaGTCCATCGAACgcttattataatttaaacattacCGTATTTGTAAGTCAATGCAATAATTATGGTTAGAATAACGTTTTTATACATTGCCATAACCGCACAACATTACCACATAGATCCACAACATTCAAAATAATACCACTAGAATATTCACTAGATATTCCAATAACCTAACGAAAGATTGGAATATTTGATAAATTTagtcaaaaaacaaaaaacggtTCGTGCAACAAACATTTCTTTAGTTAGTAATAATAGTGATGACGATAAAAGTGGCCAAACCTGTCAaaagtaaaaaagaaaacaactgAATATTTGTATAGTAATGACGACATCAATAAGCTTCTCACATACAACTATTTAAATTCAGCAGGCTTGCATGGATGTGCCAACGCATTCCGACGTCGCTCCACCATATACCTGCCATAAAAACGGTGGGACACGTCGAAATCATATGTATGCGGTTTTCACCTACACATTTACTTAATCGTTCTTATAACGTAATACTGATTAAGTATGGCAAGTATTACAGTAGGTAGGGCTCCAATAAAAAACgctttaaagtaaataaattaacataaacacactttttttctttattcagataaaaaaacaaaaagggTTCGTGAAGCAAACATTTCTTCAGGTAGTAATATTGATGACGACGAGATAAGTGACCAAACTTGTCAAAAGAAAAGGAAAATAACTGAAGATTCTTATAGTGATGACGACATGAATGCCCAAGCATCTACATCAGCTCATACAGGCCATAAACTAAAGAGAAGACTAAAATACAAATCTGACAAAGGTACAATTGATGACAATTACTATATAATTGAAATTAAGGGATCTGCACAATAcaatatgttatttttaaatgacgTCGTAATTTTTGATAAGCcaaaattgttaattaattaatcctATCTAAAATTTATCCGCTTTCATATTAATTTGACGTGCACGTGTGTAAATATTTCACGTTTACAGTTTAGAAAAGGTACGCGCGATGCAAAAAGTTTAATACTTTTGAAATGTTCAATATAGCCTGAAACGTGTTCTATAAATTTAGCTTAAGCATTTCCAACAAATGTTTGTCCAGAATgtttcaatttcatttaaaGGACACCAGTCATCTTCTTTACAATAATTAACTTCCACATTTATCTAGTCCACATTGGTCGCTTTCGGACACCGACCTCTTGTACCAACCTGTATCTTCTCGTCTTCCTTTTACTTTCCATTTCCTTTAAAAAAGAAGGTCCGCATAATCTCAAGATGGGATGAGTCTAGTGTGAATCATTGTCACCATTTTAaagtttgtttaattaattaatatcgcAATGTTTACAGTTACGAATTGTGTTGTGTGAATATCGTTTActctttatacattttaattaatttctagAAAATGTTGATGAAGATAGAGCACCGAAGTCAAAGAAGATAGTTTCGAGAGAAGGTAAAACCATATTTTTGGGCAGGTACATTTTTTCAAATGCGTTATAGCAAGTCaaagaacatttttatttaaataacgtaaattattaaataataccTTTCTATAATTACAAttgttttttcttatattataattgaaaacaaatagaCATGGTAATTTTAAATAGGACATTAAAGAAGTCTGTGCACATATGACCTTGTGTAAAAAAGCAACGTTTAGTGGCATGTTTAATactttttcattaatttatttgattgattgtcttgtttatatattatagaaAAAATCAAAGATTATCTTCTTGATAGACAAAGATTGGTGTGCGGCAATAACAATAAGAAATTTACATCATCAATAATGAATAACAATTCTTATTTCAACATTGAAATATTCACTGAATTGAAATTGCTGAAAGAAGATGAGATAAATGGCAGTCAACCAACTACATTACCAACAATGTTAGATGATATCAAATCCATGCCAGCATGTAGAGTTCTTATATCTGGTGATGCTGGGATTggtaaaacaacattattaagGTACTTGGCATACAGTTCAACTCTTGGAAAACCAATTGcatttgaaggtaaaattgtatttttcttgAATGTTAAAGATTTAGAAAAAGGGCAAGACATCTTTGATTTGATTGAAACACAACTTGATATGAACGATTTTACTAGAAAGACAAAGCTTCCAAGAGATGATCCATTGTTAATTCAAAGATTTATTGATCAAAATGACAGCAAGATTGTGTTGTTATTAGATGGATTGGATGAAATCAGTTTTGAGAATAAAAGCTTGATAAATCTTTTCACAAAGAACACATTGGGAAATAGTGTTGT
Encoded here:
- the LOC140046732 gene encoding uncharacterized protein yields the protein MANLKNEFDYLKFELSKYYTGERYSWLKFCLFDNLSLSDLTDKESTGHTLFNELERIHVVTANDVNLLLEITALTGSDDARKRVNQYIEDNNIQNTDKHKLTTYRKQLFRAVREAEPVALNKVTAMYKLTHLNFTNLWDVIFHLETNGILPTEIDKFGSLLGKRAEKELLSTDKKTKRVREANISSGSNIDDDEISDQTCQKKRKITEDSYSDDDMNAQASTSAHTGHKLKRRLKYKSDKENVDEDRAPKSKKIVSREGH